The following proteins are encoded in a genomic region of Gouania willdenowi chromosome 6, fGouWil2.1, whole genome shotgun sequence:
- the tmem243b gene encoding transmembrane protein 243b, producing the protein MEDYSSRTYGTSGLDNRPLFGETSARDRIINIVVGGLTALVVLVTLISSFVFPSLPPRPLNVFFAICILLICGSALVLIFWYRQGDLEPKFRKLIYYMLLSIVLLCLCANLYFHNVGSGKT; encoded by the exons ATGGAGGACTACAGCAGCAGGACGTACGGCACCAGCGGCCTGGACAACAGGCCTCTGTTTGGGGAGACATCGGCACGG GATCGAATCATCAACATCGTGGTGGGAGGATTAACTGCTCTGGTTGTTCTG GTGACGTTGATCAGCTCCTTCGTGTTTCCGTCTCTTCCTCCTCGGCCGCTCAACGTCTTCTTCGCCATCTGCATTCTGTTGATCTGTGGCTCCGCCCTCGTGCTG ATCTTCTGGTATCGACAGGGCGACCTGGAGCCAAAGTTCAGGAAGCTGATCTACTACATGCTGCTGTCCATCGtgctgctgtgtttgtgtgccaaCCTCTACTTCCACAACGTGGGCAGCGGCAAAACGTGA